The Pangasianodon hypophthalmus isolate fPanHyp1 chromosome 2, fPanHyp1.pri, whole genome shotgun sequence genome window below encodes:
- the LOC117595871 gene encoding mucin-5AC: protein MWQANFLIIVYATLGSFCLEIVPKTNTTSEMSNVARHFGRLVIGSGTKLISNKNKESNSKNPQAVHEDTEGYQYDQPASTAWHEVVESKLRRLNPAVYCGGDAMTLHVQGSIMPNFMIDGGDGPIPLTRIPANCGLSVTQGPTDAVFTVHYQGCHVTQQGDGHVLPLRLWGIPMKMSCPLAPYALLTVSCLVSGMVTKIGCKSADVLKLKVNGKWDPFIPASSTCGFTTESETDGVLVTAPYQSSCWQIKDGKRFLSILYGNEEFTLSCPDSQDPQPYGHVGIVSYQRHEPSVTPPTDTITTTHIGTATTGLASNPEQPMSYPSRHMYYGYAWAIPARTSTAPSVTSSPATNAPATVSTSKSIDMMYPFPQMYLPFSPMSYKPMLHGHPWAFPAKAPTTAPTTTVPTTKTPTTSTKPTIVASNPQQSVHSFNQMYYPYGPMPYHHKPMRHGYPWAFPAKASTTAPTTIAPTTKTASTPSIVASNPQQSVHSFNQMYYPYGPMPYHHKPMPHGYPWAFPAKAPTTAPSTIVPTTKTATTSQKTASTPTIIASNPQQSVHSFNHMYYPHVPMPYHNKPMTYGYHWAFPAKAPTTAPTTKTATTSQTTARTLAIVASDPQQLYYPFGPMHCHHRPSHYLGYPLAFPVKASTTAPKNPALTTKTTFALTTKTATTATTPTILASNFQQSAYPSRQMPHPFGSMPYRHMPMPYGDSLAFPAKAPSTAPTAEPATAAATPTIIASNPQQFVYPFNRMYSMLSPMHYQYKPTHLGYPWAFPATIPKTTSTTAPTTSSPQMYYPFVPMHFTKNLAPWMYYYNHNQLQKGLEFLPTTSTPPVAIKHKMSHVRSLSEFNFKQ, encoded by the exons ATGTGGCAAGCCAATTTTCTTATCATAGTGTATGCAACTCTGGGTTCATTTTGCTTAGAGATAGTTCCAAAAACAAATACTACCTCTGAAATGTCTAATGTAGCCAGGCATTTTGGGAGGTTAGTTATTGGGAGTGGTACAAAGCTGAtctcaaataaaaataaggaaagTAATAGCAAAAATCCACAAGCTGTGCATGAGGATACTGAAGGGTACCAGTATGATCAACCTGCTTCAACAG CATGGCATGAGGTGGTGGAGTCAAAGCTGAGGCGACTGAATCCCGCTGTGTATTGTGGTGGTGATGCCATGACCCTGCATGTTCAAGGAAGTATTATGCCCAACTTCATGATTGATGGAG GTGATGGTCCAATCCCACTGACTCGGATACCTGCCAACTGTGGACTCTCAGTGACTCAAGGTCCCACAGATGCTGTCTTTACTGTACATTATCAGGGCTGTCATGTTACCCAACAG GGAGATGGTCATGTTCTGCCACTGCGCCTGTGGGGAATACCCATGAAAATGTCTTGTCCTTTGGCTCCATATGCTCTCCTTACTGTCTCTTGCCTTGTATCTGGTATGGTGACTAAGATAGGCTGCAAGTCTGCAGATGTTCTTAAACTAAAAG TGAATGGCAAATGGGACCCCTTTATACCAGCGAGCAGCACATGTGGATTCACTACAGAATCTGAGACTGATGGAGTGCTGGTCACTGCACCATACCAAAGCAGCTGCTGGCAAATTAAG GATGGTAAAAGGTTTCTGTCCATACTGTATGGCAATGAGGAATTTACCCTTTCCTGCCCTGATTCCCAGGACCCTCAGCCCTATGGTCATGTTGGAATTGTGTCTTACCAGAGACATGAGCCTAGTGTAACCCCTCCTACAGATACTATAACAACCACACACATTGGAACTGCTACAACAGGCCTTGCCAGTAATCCAGAACAGCCTATGTCTTATCCTTCTCGTCATATGTATTATGGATATGCTTGGGCAATCCCTGCAAGAACTAGCACTGCCCCATCAGTCACTTCTAGCCCTGCTACAAATGCCCCAGCTACTGTCTCTACCAGTAAAAGTATAGATATGATGTATCCTTTCCCTCAGATGTATTTGCCATTCAGTCCCATGTCATATAAGCCCATGCTTCATGGACATCCTTGGGCTTTTCCCGCAAAAGCACCCACTACTGCCCCAACTACAACTGTTCCAACCACTAAAACTCCAACAACTTCCACAAAACCCACTATCGTGGCCAGTAACCCCCAACAGTCTGTGCATTCTTTCAATCAGATGTATTATCCATATGGCCCCATGCCATACCATCATAAACCTATGCGTCATGGATATCCTTGGGCTTTTCCTGCAAAAGCATCTACTACTGCCCCAACTACAATTGCTCCAACCACTAAAACTGCATCAACACCCAGTATTGTGGCCAGTAACCCCCAACAGTCTGTGCATTCTTTCAATCAGATGTATTATCCATATGGCCCCATGCCGTACCATCATAAACCTATGCCTCATGGATATCCTTGGGCTTTTCCTGCAAAAGCACCCACTACTGCTCCATCTACAATTGTTCCAACCACTAAAACTGCAACAACTTCCCAAAAAACTGCCTCAACACCCACTATCATAGCCAGTAACCCCCAACAGTCTGTGCATTCTTTCAATCATATGTATTATCCACATGTCCCCATGCCGTACCACAATAAACCCATGACTTATGGCTATCATTGGGCTTTTCCTGCAAAAGCACCTACTACTGCGCCAACCACTAAAACAGCAACAACTTCCCAAACAACTGCCAGAACCTTGGCCATTGTTGCCAGTGACCCTCAGCAGTTGTATTATCCATTTGGCCCCATGCATTGCCATCATAGGCCCTCACATTATCTTGGCTATCCTTTAGCATTTCCTGTAAAAGCCTCCACTACTGCTCCAAAGAATCCTGCTCTGACAACTAAAACTACATTTGCTCTAACTACTAAAACTGCAACAACTGCCACAACACCAACTATCTTGGCCAGTAACTTTCAACAGTCTGCATATCCTTCAAGACAGATGCCCCATCCATTTGGCTCTATGCCATACCGTCATATGCCCATGCCTTATGGCGattctttggcttttcctgcAAAAGCACCCAGTACTGCTCCAACAGCTGAACCTGCAACAGCTGCTGCAACACCCACTATCATAGCCAGTAACCCTCAACAGTTTGTGTATCCTTTCAATCGGATGTATTCTATGTTGAGCCCCATGCATTACCAGTATAAACCTACGCATCTCGGATATCCTTGGGCTTTTCCAGCAACTATACCAAAAACTACTTCAACAACTGCTCCAACTACATCTTCCCCTCAAATGTATTATCCTTTTGTGCCCATGCATTTTACAAAAAATCTGGCACCCTGGATGTACTATTATAACCACAATCAGCTTCAGAAAGGCCTAGAATTTTTACCCACAACCTCAACTCCTCCTGTTGCTATTAAGCACAAAATGAGCCACGTCAGGTCTTTATCAGAGTTTAACTTTAAGCAGTAG